The following nucleotide sequence is from bacterium.
TGAGCGCGGTCTCGTCGCGCGACGGGCCCAGGTCGTCGACCTGGCCGTTCCCGTCGACGACACGGTGCCGGAAGCCCAGACGGCGACTGCGTGACGATCCGCGTCTAGCGGATCGTCACCACGACCCGGCGTTCGCGCGGGCCGTCGAGCTCTACGAGCATCACGGCCTGCCAGGTTCCGAGTAGCAGCCGCCCGGCGCGGACGGGGATCGTCTCGCCGGGTCCCAGGATGGTGGCCTGGATGTGTGCCGCCGCGTTCCCATCGACGCGATCGTGTCGCCAGATGCCGTCCGGCACCAGGCGATCGAGCGCGTCGAGCACGTCGACGCACACGTTGGGATCGTCGTTCTCGTTGACGACGATGGCGGCCGTCGCGTGCGGCACGTAGACGCTGCACAGGCCCTCGTCCACGCCGGAGCCGGCAACCAGCTCCGTCACGCGAGCGGTGAGATCAATCAGCTCGCGCTTGGCAGCCGAGCGTATCCGCAGCTCCGTCTGCAAGGTCCCTCGACGCCATCGGCGTCGCCGCGTCGGGTGAGGGCTGCTGCGTGCCGGAGATGCGGAACGGCATGCCGCCCGCGTCCTGGAGCCCGCGCTCGAGGAGCCCACGGTCGACGCGCTCGCCGACCCCGCGCTTGGCGGCCAGGTTCTCGGCTTCCTGGAAGATCGCCGGTGTGTAGCCGTAGATGTCCTCGTGAACCTCGGCCCACACGGCATTGTCCTTCGAGCCGAGCTTCACCGTCTGGTAAGTGAACTGGCCGGGCGCCCCGACCGGGACCAGCGGGAAGAGCCGCTCGATGTCCTCGGGGTAGAGCCGGATGCAGCCGTGGCTCACCTGCATGCCCACGCCCCACGGGATGTTCGTGCCGTGGATGCGGTACATCGGCATCGTCAGCTCGAAGCGGTACTTGCCGAGCGGGTTGTCCGGGTCGCCGCCGGGGATCGACGTGCGGTAGTCGCCGCGCTCGCGGATGTGCTCCTCGCGGATCGAGGCGGGGATGTTCCAGGTCGGGTTCACCGTCTTGCCGGCGATGCGGAAGCTGCCTGCCGGCGTACGCCAGTCGTCGCGTCCGAGACCCACCGGATAGGTGTGGACGATGGTCATGCCCTCCGGACCGGGCTGGTAGTAGAACAGCCGCATCTCCGGGATGTTGACGATGACGCCGCTGTAGCTGCAGCAGGGCAGGATCCACTGCGTCGGCAGCAGGACCGTCGCTCCGACTGGCGGCACCCACGGATCGATCTCGGGATTCGCCTCGACGATCTCGTTGTACCCGAGCCCGTACAGGCGGGCGAGGTCCATCAGGGTATCGCCCTTGCGAACGCGGTAGATCTGCACTTCGCCGATGACCGCCGGTAGCGCATGCGGTCCGGGCGTCGGGATGGTGTACGACGGATGCGCCTTCGCGAAGAACGCCGCCTCGTCGTACTCCGCCGACGCAGGAGCAGCGAGCACCATGGACATCAACGCGACCACGACGATCCGACCCAGCATGTTGCCGCCTTTCGACCCCTGCTGACGCACCGTACCGGCGGGTCGCCATGTACTCAAGACGATCAGCTCGCGAAGTGGTGCGAAACACGCAGAAATAGCGGGTCAGAGTGCCCCGATGGCCACCAGTCGGGCACGGACGGCGTCGACGTCGACGACGGCGAGCGGGGTTGCATGCGGCAGGGCCGTCGCGATCGCCGCCGCCGCGGCCTGCCCCTCGGCAAAGCACGTGCCGAGCACCCGCACGGACGCGAAACCTTCGCGCGTCGCCGAGACGCATCGGCCGACGGCCAGCACGTTCTGCGTTCCCACCGGCAGGAGACAGCGATACGGCACCTCGTACCAGAGGCCGTCGTCGAGGAAGCGCCACTCGGTGCGCCCGTCGTCGGCGTGCAGCTCGATCGGCCACGCGCCGCGCGCGACGCCGTCGGCGAAGCGCCGGCCGCCGAGGACGTCGTCGCCGCCGAGCGCGTAGATGCCGCGGATGCGACGCGACTCGCGGATGCCGAGGCGCGGCGCCGCGTCCGCGACGAACGCCTCGCCGAAGCCGGGCACCTGCGCGCGCAGGAACGCGCCCAGCCGGTCGGCCTGCTCGCGGCCGAGCATCTCGCTGCGCGTGAGCTCGTCGGCGTCGGTCGCGTCCGGCGCGCGGCCGCCGACCGCGACGCGGCTGATGGCGACCAGCACCTCGCCCGACCGCCCGGTCGGGATGACGTTGCCCGAGCGTCGCGGCAGCCCGGCACTCTCGTAGTGACGCTCGAGCAGCTCGCCGAGCGCGAGCAGCGTCGGCAGCGCCGCCTCCAGATCGACGTGCTGCATGGTGAACATCATCGACGGATACTGGAGCGCGGTGCCGCGCTCGGTGGGCAGGCCCGCGTCGGCGACCACCGCCGCGTCGCCGGTGGCGTCGACCACGTAGGACGCCTGCAGGGCGACGCGCCCGCCGCGCGTCGAGACCTCGAGCGCCTCCACGCGTCCGTCGCGCGCCAGCGTCCGCACGACGCGGGCGTGCAGCAGCAGGGTCAGGTTCGGCTCGGCATCCACGACGTCGTCGTAGAGGCGCTTCAGCGCCCAGGGGACGTACGGCACCGCGCCGGTGGCCTTGAAGGGCACGGGACCGTAGCACTGGCCGTCGGCCGCGAGCCGATCCATCACCTCGACCGCGAAGCCGCCGACCAGGCGGACGAGGCTGGCGTCGCGCTCGCGACGGTAGAAGCCGCAGAACGTGCCGACACAGCCGCCCGTCGACATGCCGCCGAGGAAGGACGCGTCGTCGACGAGCACCGTGCGCAACCCGAGGCGCGCCGCCGTGACGGCGGCCGCGATGCCGGCCGCCCCGCCGCCGGCGACGACGACGTCGGCGGCATGTGCGACCGGCAGACGTTCGGCGGGCAGGACGACGTGCGCCATGTCGCGCCCGCCCGTGGGTCTCAGCTCGCGGTGGCGCCGCGCAGCCGATCGGCGACGGCGGGCACGGCCTTCAGCAGCATGTCCCAGCGTGCGACGTCGGCGCCCGCCAGCCCCTCGAGCTTCTCGCGATAGGCGCCCAGCGCCGCATCGAGCTCGGCCTCGCGTCCGTCGGCGACGGTCTCGGTCGGCGTCAGGCAGGCGTTCACCTTGTCGGCCAGCTCCTCGAGCTGCTTCTCACCGTCCTCGCCGAGGCGCGCGGTCAGCATCTCGCCCCAGAGCTGGGAGAAGGCGAACGTCGAAGCGACACGCAGGCGCAGGCCGCCGGAGAGGCGGTGCACGCGCTCGGCCAGCGCGGCAGGCGAGTTGAGTCCGCGGCGGGTCGTGAACGCTCCCATCTGGGCAAAGCGGTCGCGCAGGCGCTCGAGGCCGAAGTGGGCGCACAGGACGTCCATCGCGCCGTTGAACTCGGGAGCGGTCAAATTGGCCATGGGAGGCTCTGGATGGCCCGGCCCGTCCGGACTGTCAACGGTGCGAGCACCGTGGTAGCTGCGCGGCATGGGCGAGGAGATCGCGCTCGTCACCGGCGCGTCGAGCGGGATCGGCGAGGCGCTGGCGCGACGCCTGGCGCGCGACGGACGCGCGCTGGGCCTGGTCGCCCGACGCGCGGACCGCCTCGAAGCCCTCGCGATCGAGCTGCGCGGCGCGCACCATGTCGTCGTGCACGTGCTGCCGGCCGACCTCACCGCGTCCGGCGCCGTCGCGACGCTGGTCGCGGACATCGCGACGCGCGGGCTCGACGTCGACTGGCTCGTGAACAACGCGGGCTTCGGGACCGTCGGCCGCTTCGACCGGCTGCCGCTGGACCGCGAGCTCGACGAGATCACGCTCAACGTGGAGGCGTTGGTGGAGCTCACCGGACGGTTCCTGCCCGGCATGGTGCGCCGCCGGCGCGGCGTGGTCATGAACGTCTCGTCGATCGGCGGCTACGTCCCGAGCGCCTACATGGCGACGTACACCGGCACGAAGGCCTTCGTGCTGAGCTTCAGCGAGGCGATCGCCGCCGAGCTCGCGGGCACGGGCGTCGACGTCCTGTGCGTCTGCCCCGGCGCGACCCGGACGGAGTTCCAGGGCACGGCGGGCGTCGACCTCAGCGTGCCGGACTTCGTCTGGCAGAGCGCCGACGAGGTCGCCGACGAGGCCGTCCGCGCGGTCGGGCGCGGCAGCGTGGTGGTCAACGGCATCCTCAACAAGCTCACGATCGCCTCCGCGAAGTTCCTGCCGCGCACGCTGCTCGCGCGCGTGACCGGACGCATGTTCCGTCCGAAGGAGGCGTGACGTGGGCCGCGACGCCGTCCTCGTCACCGGCGCGTCGAGCGGGATCGGCGAGCAGCTCGCGCGCCGCCTCGCCTGCGAGCGTCGCGACCTCGTGCTGGTCGCCCGGCGCGTCGATCGGCTCGAGGAGCTGGCGGCGACGCTGCGCGCGCAGCACGGCGTCGCCGTCGACGTCGTGCCGCAGGACCTCGGCGCTCCGGGCGGACCGGACGCTCTCGTGGCCGAGCTGGCGCAGCGTGGTCTCGACGTCGACTGGCTCGTCAACAACGCCGGGTTCGGCACCTCCGGGCCGTTCTTCCGCCTTCCGGTCGAGCGCGAGGTCGAGCAGGTCCGGCTCAACATGCGGGCGCCGGTGGCGTTGGCGGGCCGCCTCTTGCCGGGGATGGTCGCCCGCGGACGCGGGCTCGTGATGAACGTCGCCTCCGTCGCCGGCTACGGGCCCATGCCCTACACCGCGACCTACGCCGCGACGAAGGCCTTCCTCATCGCCTGGTCCGAGGCGCTCGCCGTCGAGATGGAGGGCACCGGCGTGCGCGTCCTGTGCGTCTGCCCGGGGTTCACACGCACCGAATTCCAGGCGGTCGCGAAGGCCAAGACCGACATGGTTCCCGCCTTCGCCTGGATGTCCGCCGAGGCCGTCGCCGATCAGGCCGTGCGGGCCGCGAAGGGGCGCTCCGGCGTGCTCGTCAACGGTCTTCTCAACAACCTCATGACGGTCGGCATGCGCCTCGCCCCGCGCCGCCTGCTCGCGCGGGTCACGGCCGGGGCGATGCGCGGCCGACTGTAGCCTACGGTGCCGGCGGCGCGGCCGGCATCGCCGTCGCGCCCACCGGCAGCCGGCCGAGGTTCGCGAGCAGGTCCGCGGGATCGTCGAAGATCGCCATCGC
It contains:
- a CDS encoding SDR family oxidoreductase, whose amino-acid sequence is MGRDAVLVTGASSGIGEQLARRLACERRDLVLVARRVDRLEELAATLRAQHGVAVDVVPQDLGAPGGPDALVAELAQRGLDVDWLVNNAGFGTSGPFFRLPVEREVEQVRLNMRAPVALAGRLLPGMVARGRGLVMNVASVAGYGPMPYTATYAATKAFLIAWSEALAVEMEGTGVRVLCVCPGFTRTEFQAVAKAKTDMVPAFAWMSAEAVADQAVRAAKGRSGVLVNGLLNNLMTVGMRLAPRRLLARVTAGAMRGRL
- a CDS encoding secondary thiamine-phosphate synthase enzyme YjbQ, which gives rise to MTELVAGSGVDEGLCSVYVPHATAAIVVNENDDPNVCVDVLDALDRLVPDGIWRHDRVDGNAAAHIQATILGPGETIPVRAGRLLLGTWQAVMLVELDGPRERRVVVTIR
- a CDS encoding SDR family oxidoreductase; this encodes MGEEIALVTGASSGIGEALARRLARDGRALGLVARRADRLEALAIELRGAHHVVVHVLPADLTASGAVATLVADIATRGLDVDWLVNNAGFGTVGRFDRLPLDRELDEITLNVEALVELTGRFLPGMVRRRRGVVMNVSSIGGYVPSAYMATYTGTKAFVLSFSEAIAAELAGTGVDVLCVCPGATRTEFQGTAGVDLSVPDFVWQSADEVADEAVRAVGRGSVVVNGILNKLTIASAKFLPRTLLARVTGRMFRPKEA
- a CDS encoding L,D-transpeptidase family protein; amino-acid sequence: MLGRIVVVALMSMVLAAPASAEYDEAAFFAKAHPSYTIPTPGPHALPAVIGEVQIYRVRKGDTLMDLARLYGLGYNEIVEANPEIDPWVPPVGATVLLPTQWILPCCSYSGVIVNIPEMRLFYYQPGPEGMTIVHTYPVGLGRDDWRTPAGSFRIAGKTVNPTWNIPASIREEHIRERGDYRTSIPGGDPDNPLGKYRFELTMPMYRIHGTNIPWGVGMQVSHGCIRLYPEDIERLFPLVPVGAPGQFTYQTVKLGSKDNAVWAEVHEDIYGYTPAIFQEAENLAAKRGVGERVDRGLLERGLQDAGGMPFRISGTQQPSPDAATPMASRDLADGAADTLGCQARAD
- a CDS encoding FAD-dependent oxidoreductase, whose translation is MAHVVLPAERLPVAHAADVVVAGGGAAGIAAAVTAARLGLRTVLVDDASFLGGMSTGGCVGTFCGFYRRERDASLVRLVGGFAVEVMDRLAADGQCYGPVPFKATGAVPYVPWALKRLYDDVVDAEPNLTLLLHARVVRTLARDGRVEALEVSTRGGRVALQASYVVDATGDAAVVADAGLPTERGTALQYPSMMFTMQHVDLEAALPTLLALGELLERHYESAGLPRRSGNVIPTGRSGEVLVAISRVAVGGRAPDATDADELTRSEMLGREQADRLGAFLRAQVPGFGEAFVADAAPRLGIRESRRIRGIYALGGDDVLGGRRFADGVARGAWPIELHADDGRTEWRFLDDGLWYEVPYRCLLPVGTQNVLAVGRCVSATREGFASVRVLGTCFAEGQAAAAAIATALPHATPLAVVDVDAVRARLVAIGAL